ACGCCGATATCGCGACGACAGAGATTTACACGCATGTCGATAGCCGCCGCCTGGTCGAACTGGTCAACAAACGGCATCCGCTTGCCCGCATGGATGGCGTTGACCTTGCGGAGCCTTCGTCCTAGCGACTCCGCATGACAGCCTTTCTGGACTTCGAAAAACAGGTCGCCGCGCTCGATCGGCAGATTGCCGAACTGCGCGAAATGGGTGACGATCCGTCGCTCAACATGGACAATGACATCGCGCGGCTGGAGGACAAGTCCTCGAAACTGTTGCGCGAACTCTATGCCAAGCTGACGCCGTGGCAAAAGACGCAGGTCGCGCGCCACCCCGACCGCCCGCACTTCAAACATTATGTCGCGGGTCTGTTCGACGACTGGATGCCGCTTGCGGGCGACCGCAATTTCGGCGACGATCAGGCGATCCTCGGGGGTCTCGCGCGCTTCCGCGGGCGCCGGGTGATGGTGATCGGACATGAAAAGGGCGACGATATCCCGTCGCGCATGAAACATAATTTCGGCATGGCGAAGCCCGAGGGCTATCGCAAGGCGATCCGCCTGATGCAGCTCGCCGACCGCTTCGGACTGCCGGTGGTGACGCTCGTCGACACGTCGGGCGCCTTTCCCGGTATTCAGGCGGAGGAGCGCGGACAGGCCGAAGCGATCGCCCGGTCGACCGAGCAATGCCTCGCGCTGGGCGTGCCGATGGTCGCGGCGGTCGTCGGCGAAGGCGGATCGGGCGGCGCCATCGCGCTGGCCGCGGCGAACCGCGTGCTGATGTTCGAACATGCGGTCTATTCGGTGATCTCGCCCGAAGGCTGCGCCTCGATCCTGTGGCGCACGTCGGACAAGGCGGCGGACGCCGCCGCAGCGATGAAGATGTCGGCGCAGGACCTGCTCGGCCTGAAGGTCATCGACCGGATCGTTCCCGAACCCGTCGGCGGCGCGCACCGTGCGCCCGAAGTCGCGATCGCGTCGCTGGGCGATGCGATCGAACAGGAACTGGGGGCGCTGGCGGGACTGCCGCGCGACACGCTGCTGGCCGCGCGCGAGGAAAAATTCCTCGCCATGGGGCGCGCTTAGCGGGGTCTTCGCCGGAACCCGATCGCGGGTCGTGGCGTTCCATTTTCGGAAATAGACGAGCCGCGGACGATGGCGCGGCTTGCCTTGCCGCGTGGCGGAGATATCGCTCGGCAAGACACAAACGGGAGGCATTTCGATGAGCTGGAAGACGGGAAGGACACTGGCGGCAGCACTCGTGATGGGCGGGGTCGCGCTGACCGGCGCGGCCGATGCGCAGCTGAGGGCGATCCAGACGCAGACCAACATCTCGCCCGCCGAGCGCAAGCAGGGCGACGAGGCGCATCCGCAATTGCTCCAGGAATTCGGCGGCGCATACAGTGGGCCGCAGGCCGCCTATGTGAACCGCGTCGGACAAAATATTGCGGTGCAATCGGGCCTGTCGCGGTCGCCCAGCGACTTCACGGTCACGCTGCTCAATTCGCCGGTAAACAACGCCTTCGCGATCCCCGGCGGCTATATCTATGTCACCCGCCAGTTGATGGCGCTGATGAACGACGAAGCCGAGCTTGCGGGCGTGCTCGGGCACGAGGTCGGGCATGTCGCGGCGCAGCACAGCAAGAAACGCCAGTCGGCGGCGACCCGCAATACCATCCTCGGCGTGCTCGGCGCGGTACTCGGCGGTGCGATCGGCGACAATGGCGGCCTGCTCGGCGGGCTGGGCGGACTGCTCCAGAATAACGCGATGAAGGTCGCGCAGCTCGCGACGCTCGGCTTTTCGCGCAGCCAGGAATTGCAGGCCGACCAACTGGGGGTCCAATATCTGCACAGCGCGGGATATGACCCGCTCGCGCTGTCGACGATGCTCGCGAGCCTTGCGAACCAGACGAACCTCGACGCGCGCCTGTCGGGCGGCGATGCGCGCTCGCTCCCCGAATGGGCGAGCACCCACCCCGACCCGGCCTCGCGCGTCCGCAACGCACAGACGTTGGCGAGCCGCGTCGGCGGCCGTGGCGGCAATCGCAACGCTGACGCATTTCTCGCGTCGGTTGATGGCGTCCTCTATGGCGACGATCCGGCACAGGGCGTCGTCGAGGGCCGCGATTTCCTGCATCCCGACCTCCGGCTGCGTTTCACGGTGCCGAACGGTTACGGGATGCAGAATGGCACCGACGCGGTGTCGATCAGCGGCAACGGCGGGCAGGCGCAATTTTCGACCGGGCCGTATAATGGCGACATGAACGCCTATATTGCTGCGGGTTTCCGCGCGGTTGCGGGCGATACATCAGTCAGCCCGGGCACGATCCAGCGGACGACCGTGAACGGCATTCCGGCCTCCTGGTCGACGGCGCGTGTCAACAGCCAGTCGGGGCAGGTCGACGTCACCGTCTTCGCCTATGAATTTTCGCGGAGCAGTGCGTTCCACTTCGTCACACTGACGCAGGCGGGCCGCGGCAGCGTGTTCAATTCGATGTTCAGTAGCGTGCGGCGGCTGAGCACGGCCGAGGCGGCGGCGATCCGGCCACGGCGCGTCGATGTCGTCACCGTCGGACGCGGCGACACCGTCGCCAGCCTCTCCCGGCGGATGGCGTTCAGCAAATATCAGACCGAACGCTTTCAGGTGCTCAACCGCCTGACCGCGTCGAGCCGGCTGACGCCGGGGCAGAAGGTGAAGATCGTGGTCTACGCGAACCGGTAACGCCGGTCGCCTACGAAAAAGGGCGGTGGGATAACCCACCGCCCTTTCCGATTTTGTCGCGCGCTGAAAGCCCGCGAACCAACGCGATTAGTCGAGGTTCGACGCAACCGAGTTGAAGGTGTTGCTGACGCTGTTGCCGACGAGGCCCATGGCCGAGATGCCAGCGACGGCGATGAGGGCCGCGATCAGGCCATATTCGATGGCGGTGGCGGCTTTGGTGTCGCGGACGAACTTCTTGATGAACTTCATGACTGGTCTCCTGATTTCACTTACCCTGTTGACGGTCTGGTCTGGGTCAACATCTGCGGTTTAGGGCGAATAGGTTTTGAAAATCTTAATGGCATCTGGCGAAAGGCGCGGAATATCGGCCCGAAACGACACAGTAGCGGGGCTACATGTTCGTGTCGGCGGCCGTCGAAACCTTGCCCCACATATTGCCGGTAGAATTGGCGACATTGCTGACCGCAACGACAGCCGCCAGAAAGATAAGGGCCAGGATCAGCCCATATTCGACGGCTGTGGCGGCCCTGGTCGACCGCATCAGCCTGTAAAAGTTTCGCATTGTTCCACCCCTGACTGAAATATAGTTCCCGAGGGGTCCAACATTCGCACAGGAAGGTTAACAATTTGTCGGCGCTTACTCCCGGAAAACCGCCAAAAACATCGCTGGTCGTCGTCGCCGCGGCGCTGATCGACCGCGACGGGCGGCTGCTCGTCCAGCAGCGCCCCGAAGGTCTGGCGATGGCGGGCCTGTGGGAATTTCCGGGCGGCAAGCTCGAGCCCGGCGAGACGCCCGAGCAGGCATTGATCCGCGAACTGGCCGAGGAGCTCGCGATCGATGTCGATCATGCCTGCCTTGCCCCAGCCTGCTTCGCGAGCGACATGCTGGGCGACAGGCATCTGCTGCTGCTACTTTACGTTTGCCGAAAATGGCGCGGAACACCGGTCGCGCAGCACGCGAGCGCGCTCCGCTGGGTGCGCCCGGTCGAACTGCACGGGCTCGCCATGCCGCCCGCCGACAAGCCGCTGATCGGCTTGCTCGAGGCGCTGATCTAGTCCTTCGGTTTCAGCGCGTCGGCGAGCGAGGCGGTGCCGCTGCCGCGCCGCGCCGGCTGCGGCTGATCGGGATGCGGCGCCCAGCCGCTGAAATGGACGATCCGGAAGGTTTCGCCGATGCGGCCGTCGGGGTCGGCTTGCGCGGCGAATGCCGCGGCGATCCGCGCCGCCTCCTCGCGGGTCAGCGGGGGCGGTGCGGGGTCGAGGCGGCTCGACAGGCCGGTGGCGCGCAGGTCGCGCGCGAGCGCGAACCAGTCGCCATAGCGCACGGTCAGCGCCTCGACATCGACGACGGGAAGCGCGAAGCCGACGCGCTGGAGCAGATTGCCCATCGCGGCAAGGTCGATCTGTGGATGCAGCCGCGCGATCGATCGGACGCCTTCGGTCATCACCGCGCGGCGCAGTCGCGGCAAGCTGCCGTCGCCGACAAAGGCCCCCAGCAACAGCCCGTCGGGCGCGAGCAGCGCGCGGAGGCGCAAAAGTGCGCCCGGCACGTCGTTGACGCTGTCGAGGCCGCCCGGCCAGAGGATCAGATCGAAGCTGCCGAAGGGCAGGTCGACCGCGTCGGCCTCGACCGCGATCGCCGCGGTCCGGCCCGCGAGCCGCGGAGCCGCCTCGATGATCGTGAGATCGGTGCCGGTGGCGCGGAGATAGTCGATCAGCGCAGCATCGTGCGCGCCGACGAGCAGGGTCCGCGGGAATTCGCGCGTCACCATCGTCAGGCGGTCGAGCAATGTTTCGGCGATGATCGGCGCGAGGAAATTGGCCGCCCCAGGCAGGCGGGCCATACGGTCGCGCTGGGCGCGGTGGCGGGAGGGCGAAAAAAGCGGGCGGGGGGATTGCGACATGCGCCGCTTGTGCCGCCGCCGGCGATGCTTCACAACCCGTTGATGGCAAGGGCGACGGGGGATGCCGGAAAAAGCGACGCGCCGGTCGGGGCATGGCTTCGCGGCTTGCGCGCCGCGACGCGCGCGATCGTCGATTACGCGCTGCCGCCGCGTTGCCCGGGGTGCGGCGTCATCGTCGGTGACGACCGCCAATTCTGCATTTCCTGCTGGTCGTCGCTCGACTTCCTGGACGGGCCGGGATGCGCGCATTGTTCGACCCCGCTGCCCACCGCGGCGCCCGGCGAAGCGTTGGCGTGCGGGGCGTGCCTTGCCGAACCGCCGCCGTTCGAGGGCGCGCCGGCGGCGCTCGCTTATGGTCCGGTCGCCCGCACGGTAGCGCTGCGGCTCAAATATGGGCGGCGGACGGGGCATGCGCGGTTGATAGCACGATTGATGGCGCGCCGGCTCGTCGCGCTGGGCGATTTGGATGCGATCCTGCTCGTCCCGGTGCCTTTGCACCGCTGGCGGCTGTGGTCGCGCGGATTCAACCAGGCCGCGCTGCTTGCCGACGAACTTGAGCGGCTGACGGGCGCCCCGCGCGATCATCATATGCTCCTGCGCGTCAAATCGACCGCATCGCTGCGCGGCAAGGGGCGCAAGGAGCGCGAACGCGTCGTCGCGGGCGCCTTTGCGCTGGCGCCCGACGCAAAGGCGCGCGCGAAGGGAAGGCATCTCGTGCTGGTCGATGACGTTCATGCGAGCGGGGCGACGCTACGCGCTGCGGCGCGGGCCTTGCGGCGGAGCGGCGCGGTGCGGGTGTCGGCGCTGACGTGGGCGCGTGTCGTTCCCGACGCGGCCGGGGGCAACAAATTTGACTTTGCCTCGTTGGATTCCGATATGCAGAGCGAAAGGATGACAGGATAGCCGCATGGCCCAGATCGAAGTTTATACGAAGGCCTTCTGCCCCTATTGCACGCGCGCAAAGATGCTGCTGGGCGGCAAGGGTGCCGATTTCCGGGAAATCGACGTGACGATGGACCGCGCCGGGTTCGAGGCGATGGTCGAACGCGCGAACGGTCGCCGCACGGTGCCGCAGGTCTTCATCGACGGAAAGCATGTCGGCGGCAGCGACGACCTCGCCGCGCTCGATGCGAAGGGCGAACTCGACGCGCTGATCGGCGCCGCCTGACGCGTGATCGTGTTCGATCTTTGCTGTGCCGCCGGCGACCACCGGTTCGAGGCCTGGTTCGCGAGCAGCGACAGCTTTGCCGATCAGCAGGCGCACGGGCTCATCGCCTGTCCGGTCTGTGGCGATAGCGCGGTGAAGAAGGCGGTGATGGCGCCGCGGGTGGGCGCGAAGTCCAATCAGGCGCTGGTCACGCCCGTTCCGGCGACGACCGAACCCGAATCCGGGCCCGATCTGGTGCGCAAGCTGCTGGCCGACATCGCGGCGAAACAGGCGCAAATGCTGCCGCAATCGCGCTGGGTCGGCCGCGATTTTGCCAACGCCGCGCGTGCGATGCACGAAGGGCGGGCGGCCGGGGATCTGATCCACGGCCAGGCCTCGCCCGACGAAGCGCAGGCGCTGCGCGACGACGGGATCGCCGCGATGCCCTTGCTTGTGCCGGTCGTGCCGCCCGAGGCGGCCAATTGACCCAAGCCGATTGACGCTCCGCGCGCTCCGCCGCTACACGAGCGGCGGCGCACCCGTAGCTCAGCAGGATAGAGCATCAGATTCCTAATCTGGGGGCCACTGGTTCGAATCCAGTCGGGTGCACCATTTTTCAATGGTTTAGTTGGATTTTTTCTACGCAAACGCGATTCCGTGGCGTTCCTTGGGATTCCGCAGATTTCCTTGGGTTTCGATGGGCCCCGGGAGTTCCGTGCAACAAA
This genomic interval from Sphingopyxis chilensis contains the following:
- a CDS encoding (deoxy)nucleoside triphosphate pyrophosphohydrolase — protein: MSALTPGKPPKTSLVVVAAALIDRDGRLLVQQRPEGLAMAGLWEFPGGKLEPGETPEQALIRELAEELAIDVDHACLAPACFASDMLGDRHLLLLLYVCRKWRGTPVAQHASALRWVRPVELHGLAMPPADKPLIGLLEALI
- a CDS encoding ComF family protein, which codes for MRAATRAIVDYALPPRCPGCGVIVGDDRQFCISCWSSLDFLDGPGCAHCSTPLPTAAPGEALACGACLAEPPPFEGAPAALAYGPVARTVALRLKYGRRTGHARLIARLMARRLVALGDLDAILLVPVPLHRWRLWSRGFNQAALLADELERLTGAPRDHHMLLRVKSTASLRGKGRKERERVVAGAFALAPDAKARAKGRHLVLVDDVHASGATLRAAARALRRSGAVRVSALTWARVVPDAAGGNKFDFASLDSDMQSERMTG
- a CDS encoding Flp family type IVb pilin — protein: MKFIKKFVRDTKAATAIEYGLIAALIAVAGISAMGLVGNSVSNTFNSVASNLD
- a CDS encoding M48 family metalloprotease; protein product: MSWKTGRTLAAALVMGGVALTGAADAQLRAIQTQTNISPAERKQGDEAHPQLLQEFGGAYSGPQAAYVNRVGQNIAVQSGLSRSPSDFTVTLLNSPVNNAFAIPGGYIYVTRQLMALMNDEAELAGVLGHEVGHVAAQHSKKRQSAATRNTILGVLGAVLGGAIGDNGGLLGGLGGLLQNNAMKVAQLATLGFSRSQELQADQLGVQYLHSAGYDPLALSTMLASLANQTNLDARLSGGDARSLPEWASTHPDPASRVRNAQTLASRVGGRGGNRNADAFLASVDGVLYGDDPAQGVVEGRDFLHPDLRLRFTVPNGYGMQNGTDAVSISGNGGQAQFSTGPYNGDMNAYIAAGFRAVAGDTSVSPGTIQRTTVNGIPASWSTARVNSQSGQVDVTVFAYEFSRSSAFHFVTLTQAGRGSVFNSMFSSVRRLSTAEAAAIRPRRVDVVTVGRGDTVASLSRRMAFSKYQTERFQVLNRLTASSRLTPGQKVKIVVYANR
- a CDS encoding acetyl-CoA carboxylase carboxyltransferase subunit alpha translates to MTAFLDFEKQVAALDRQIAELREMGDDPSLNMDNDIARLEDKSSKLLRELYAKLTPWQKTQVARHPDRPHFKHYVAGLFDDWMPLAGDRNFGDDQAILGGLARFRGRRVMVIGHEKGDDIPSRMKHNFGMAKPEGYRKAIRLMQLADRFGLPVVTLVDTSGAFPGIQAEERGQAEAIARSTEQCLALGVPMVAAVVGEGGSGGAIALAAANRVLMFEHAVYSVISPEGCASILWRTSDKAADAAAAMKMSAQDLLGLKVIDRIVPEPVGGAHRAPEVAIASLGDAIEQELGALAGLPRDTLLAAREEKFLAMGRA
- the grxC gene encoding glutaredoxin 3 — its product is MAQIEVYTKAFCPYCTRAKMLLGGKGADFREIDVTMDRAGFEAMVERANGRRTVPQVFIDGKHVGGSDDLAALDAKGELDALIGAA
- a CDS encoding DUF1178 family protein encodes the protein MIVFDLCCAAGDHRFEAWFASSDSFADQQAHGLIACPVCGDSAVKKAVMAPRVGAKSNQALVTPVPATTEPESGPDLVRKLLADIAAKQAQMLPQSRWVGRDFANAARAMHEGRAAGDLIHGQASPDEAQALRDDGIAAMPLLVPVVPPEAAN
- a CDS encoding Flp family type IVb pilin; translated protein: MRNFYRLMRSTRAATAVEYGLILALIFLAAVVAVSNVANSTGNMWGKVSTAADTNM
- a CDS encoding methyltransferase domain-containing protein, which produces MARLPGAANFLAPIIAETLLDRLTMVTREFPRTLLVGAHDAALIDYLRATGTDLTIIEAAPRLAGRTAAIAVEADAVDLPFGSFDLILWPGGLDSVNDVPGALLRLRALLAPDGLLLGAFVGDGSLPRLRRAVMTEGVRSIARLHPQIDLAAMGNLLQRVGFALPVVDVEALTVRYGDWFALARDLRATGLSSRLDPAPPPLTREEAARIAAAFAAQADPDGRIGETFRIVHFSGWAPHPDQPQPARRGSGTASLADALKPKD